The DNA sequence AACTGCTTGGGCATGGTTTCGAGGGCACGGCCATGCGGGTAGAGCACCGGCATTTTCTTGGGATCGTTCAGGTCGCTGTCAAAGACCAGTCGCACGCAATCGATGTCGGTTGCGGCGCTCCACTCGATGGAAATAGAATCGCCCGCCGCGCCTTCCCAAGCGTGGTCTTCACCTTGTATGATGCGCTCGTGGCCATCGCGGAGGGCATCGGTCGCGGCCCCGTTGGAGGCGGTGATGCTGGCGCTGTTCATGGCTTCGGGCAATGGCTTGGCGTGGCCGGGGAGCCAGCAGTCATCTTCGGTAAGTTGACGCTGGAGCTCACTGAGCAGTTGGCCCTTGATGTCGCGTGGCAGGACGGATTTTGTCGCGCAAAGTGCGGCTGCAGTACCAACGGCTTGCCCCATGATCGAACACGTGGCCATGACGCGGGTAGAAGACATCGCACAGTGTGTGGCAGAGATGTTTCGGCCAGCACAGAGCAAGTTTGGTACGTTACGCGAGTAGAGTGAACGGAACGGAATGCCATATGGACTCGGCGCGTGGTGAAACAGCGTAGGCTTGCCCGGATAATAGAGGCCAGCCGGGTGGTGGTCGTCCATCGACCAGCCGCCGTAGGCCACGATATCATCAAATTTTCCTTCGGCGGAAATGTCGTTTTGCGTGAGCACATGCTCGCCCATATAGCGGCGATTCTCGCGTTTGCCGGGTAGGGCTCCCATCCAGCGGAGTCGCCAGTTGGTGAGCTTCTCGGCCTGCGGACCGCGGTTCTTCATGTAGTCCCAGACGCCCCAAGTGACCTTGATCAGCTCGTCGCGGATGTTTTCGGAATCGGCGATGGTGTCCTTGAGGCCACCGAGTTCGAGCCACCAGAAATTGTTGCCCAGACCACTGCCGAGGCGTGAGGGCAGGTTGGAATCGTCGCCGAAATAGTAGGCCCAGTTCGGCGGGCTGAAAGGCTGCGGCTCGGGCGTCTCCTCCAACTGCATCAGGATGGTGTTGCCCATGGTTTTCAAGTCGCTGCGTAGGGGGGCGAGGGACTCGTTAAACTCCTCTCGGGCTTCGCGGCCGGTGCGGGTTTCGGCACCCGAGAGCGGAGCCAGAATCGAGTCACCCGAGCAGTCGATGAAAAGCTTGGCAGTGATGCGTCGCCAGGTTTGCGACGGCATTTCCCAGGCGTCGATGGAGCGCAGCTGACCGTTTTCCATGATGCCGTTATTGCACGTGCAGTTCAGGAAGGTGGTCAGCCCGGGGGTCATCTTGGCGTATTCAAAAAGAACGGAATCCCACGCATTGTAAAGACCCTGCGGATTGCGACGCCGGTTGCGCAGTTGAATTTCTTCCAGAAGACCCGTCTCCTTCATGTTGGCACCGTGCGCGCCACAAATCCACATGCGGACCTCGGATGACGCGTTGCCGCCGAGCACGGGGCGGTCATGGACGAGGATTACGGAGCTGCCACGACGGGCGGCGGAAACGGCGGCGATCAGGCCGGCCATGCCGCCACCGACGACGCAGATATCGGCCTGATGTTCTTCTAATGGGAGTTCGGGGTTCATGGTAGTTAAGCATCGCGATGTTGGCTCCAACGTAAAATACTTTCTCGGGTGAAATTACTGAACGCGTTAAGTTTATACGTTCAGCAATTGCGCAGATTCTGGTTCGCCAGTCGTAAAATGTGTGCGCAAACTACGGGTATGTCTCGTATCCTCAACCTCGGCTCGATTAACATAGACCACGTTTATGCAGTGGATCATTTCGTCCGCCCAGGCGAAACGCTGGCCAGTAGGCACTATCAGATTTTTGCGGGTGGCAAGGGGTTCAACCAGTCGATCGCGCTAGCCAGGGCGGGTGCGCCGGTCGCGCATTTGGGCTGTATCGGCCAGGACGGCGAATGGCTGCTCAAGCAGCTCGCGGGCGATGGTGCGAGCACCGAGCACGTGAGCGTTGGCTCCGAGGCGACCGGCCATGCCATGATTCAGATATCGAGCGGCGGCGAAAATGCCATTGTTTTACACGCGGGGGCGAACCATGGCATCAGTAAGGCTGCCATCGAATTGGCCTTACAGGGCTATGGGGCCGGCGACTGGCTTTTGACGCAAAATGAGACCAACGCCGTCGGCGAAACGATGTGCCTGGCCAAAGCGCGCGGGCTGAAAATTGCCTTCAATCCAGCTCCAATGACTGACGCCGTTCACGGGTTCCCTCTGGAATTGGTGGACTTGTTTATCCTCAACGAGACTGAGGCGGAGGCGCTGGCCGGGGCAGGCGTTGCTGACGTCGGCACTGCGCTGCGCAAGCGCTACCCGGGGGCAGACATCCTGTTGACACTTGGTGCCGAAGGCGCGCAACTGCTTCGTGGCGCCGAAGTCATTCGCCAAGTGGCGGAGCCAGTTGACGTCGTAGACACCACGGCGGCGGGCGACACCTTTATTGGCTACTTTTTGGCTGAAATACTAGCCGGTAGCGAAGCGCAATCGGCGCTGACTATCGCTTGCCACGCAGCCGGAATCGCGGTGACACGGGTAGGTGCGTCGGATTCGATACCGCGGCGAAAGGAACTTTAGCCGAGTTTAGGGGTGATGATTGCCAGGCCCTGAGTTTATTCAGCTGCTCCCTGTGACTTGTCTGTTTCCCGCGCCTTGCGCCTCGGATTGTGCAAGCAGCGGAAGCAGAGTTACGCCGATCATGCTCGCGCCAATGCCAAGGCACCACCAGCCGTAAGTACTCGATAAGCTTGAATTCAAATTTGCTGGTTGTTGGGTCTGCTTCATTAGGGATACCAACTGGTATTCAAGAAACATCGTATGCAGTATCGGGAGCGCGATGAGTAAGGTGCCAGCGATGACTAAAGCGACGTTATGGGTGATTTTCATGTGTCGTATGGAATGTCTTAGTGCTGATTTAATTAATTAAAATTTATTTTTATAAAGGGTCTTTGGCAAATAAAAAACCGCGTCCCGTAAAGGACGCGGTTTGAAAGTATCTGGAGGCAGGCGCTTACGCTTCGGAGGAAGCTTCTTCGCGCTTGTTGTCGTCTCCGGAGTCACCGTCGTTATCGTCACGACGACGACCACGGCCACCACCGTCACGACCACCGCGACCACCACGGCCGCCGTCACGGCCACCACGACCGCCTCGGCCACCGTCACGACCACCACGGTCACGACCGCCACCGCCGCTGTCACGGCCCTTCGGCTCGTAAGGCTTGCCCTGGGCTTCGCAGAGAGCTGCGAGGCGCGATAGGCGCACGCGGCCCTTGTCGTCGATGCCGACGCACTTGACGAGGATTTCGTCGCCCAGCTTGCAGACGTCTTCCACCTTCTCGACGCGGAACTCAGCCAGTTCGGAAACGTGGACGAGGCCTTCCTTGCCGGGGAGGCATTCGACGAAGCAGCCGAATTCCTTGATCGCGCGGACGATGCCCTTGTAGGTCTTGCCCGGTTCGATCTCGGCGGTGACGAGTTCAATCTCGTTGATCGCACGCTGCATGGACTCGCTGTTGTTGGCGAAGATGAGCACGCGGCCAGAGTTGTCTTCGTTGATGTCGATCTGCGCGCCGGTGATTTCGGTGATGCGCTTGATGTTCTTGCCGCCGGGGCCGATGAGGGCACCGATCTTTTCCGGATCGATTTGCACTTGCTCGATCTGAGGAGCGTAAGGCTTGAGCTCGGGCTTCGGCGCTTCGATGGAAGCGGTCATGATGTCGAGGATCTTGTCGCGGGCGATCTTGTTCTGGTAGATAGCCTGCTTGGCGAGTTCCATCGGGATGCCCTTGATCTTCAGGTCGAGCTGGAAGCCAGTGATGCCTTCCTTGGTGCCGCAGATCTTGAAGTCCATGTCGCCAAAGTGGTCTTCCGCGCCGATGATGTCGGTCAGGATGACGCTTTCGGTGATGTTGCCTTCCTCGGCACCACGGGTCACGAGACCCACGGAGATGCCGGCAACCGGGGCAGTGATCGGAACACCAGCGTCCATGAGGGACAGGGTGCCGCCACAGACGGAAGCCATCGAGGTGGAGCCATTGGACTCGAAGATGTCGGAAACCAGACGGATCGAGTAAGGGAACTCATCTTCACCAGGCAGAACGGCGAGCAAGGAACGCTCGGCGAGTGCGCCGTGACCGATTTCGCGGCGACCCGGGCCGGTGAAACGGCCGCATTCGCCCACGGAGAACGGAGGGAAGTTGTAGTGAAGAATGAAGCTCTTGCTCTTCACGCCGCCGGTGAGGGCGTCGAGGTCCTGTGAGTCCTTGCTGGTGCCGAGGGTCAGGGAAACGATGCCCTGAGTCTCACCACGCTGGAACAGCGAGGAGCCGTGCACGCGAGGGAGGACGTCGGTTTCGCAGTGGATGCTGCGTAGGTCGTCCGGGCCGCGGCCGTCAACGCGCTTCTTGTTCACGAGGATATTCTCGCGGTAAAGCTCTTCCTGGAGAACTTCGAAAGCCATGTTGATCTGCGGGCCAACCATGTCTTCCTCGACGAGGCCAGCTGACTTGACGGCAGCGACGGCTTCGTCCTTGAGGGCGGAAACGGCATTGCCGCGTTCGACCTTGGAGTCCTGGAAAACAGCACTCTGCATCTTTTCGCCAACGGTTTCGCGGCAAAGCGCGAGCACGTCGTCCTGCACCTTGATGAGGTCGAAGTCCTTCTTCTTCTTGCCGACCTTGCTAGCAAGTTCCTTTTGAGCGGCGATGAGCGGCTGGATAGCGTTTTGCGCGTATTCCAGAGCTTCGATGAAGCGGGATTCCGGAAGCTGGTCCGCGGAACCTTCGATCATCATCATTTCCTTTTCGTTACCGACGTAGATCAGGTCGAGAGTAGACTCGAACATCTCTTCGTGGGTCGGATTGACGACGAACTCGCCGTCGATCTCACCCAGGCGGATGCAGCCGATCGGGCCGTGCCACGGGATGTCCGAGCACAAGCAGGCGGCGGAAGCGGCGTTGACCATCAGCACGTCCGGATCGTTGACCAAGTCGGTGCTCATGAGGATGCCGATGACCTGCACTTCGAAGAGGAAGCCCTTCGGGAAGAGCGGGCGCAGCGGACGGTCGCAAAGGCGCGAGGTGAGGATTTCCTTCTCGGAGGGGCGGCCTTCGCGCTTGAAGTAACCACCCGGGAAGCGACCGGCGGCGGCGAAGCGCTCGCGGTAGTCCACGGTGAGCGGGAAAAAGTCCTGGTCGGGAGAACGCAGGGAGTTGGCAGCAGTGGCGGAGACGAACAAGGTGGTCTCGCCCTTAGTGATGGTAACAGCCCCGTTGGCCTGTTTTGCGATGGTGCCCGACGCAATGGTGATGTCGAGCGATTCGATATATACGCTATGTTCTTGTTTCATGTATCTATTATTAGATGAGTCGGCGGGCGGATCGGACGCGGTCGCAGACGTGTTTAGTATCGGGTTTTTTCAGAAAATCTTCGCAGCGTGGAGTAGTGAACGAGCCAGTAGAGGGCAAGACCAACTATTCCAGTCAGCAAGACAATGAAGCCCCAGAGGAACGGGCTGGCGAGGAAAAGTCCATTGCGAACGTCATAAGCTTTGGCGTCGAGGAGGACATATAAACCGAGCCAGATGTTTAAAGCAGCCATGCCTAGCCAAAACAAAACCCAGAGGGCAGTAATGAGCATGGCTACGAATTCCATTGGGGAGGGGATTGAGGGTTCAATAAAAAAGCGGGCGCGGAGTTACCCGGCCCGCTATTGCGGTTAAAAAGATGATCGATCTAGAAAAGGGCAGTGAGCCATGAGTCAATTGGGCGTAGCCCAAACTCTGGGTGCAGCGGCACGCTGCCTTAGCGGCGGAGGCCGAGGCGCTGAATGATGTTCTTGTAGCGCTCGAGATCGTTCTGGCGCAAGTAGTTGAGCAGCTTGCGGCGCTTGTTGGTCATCTGAATCAGACCGCGGCGGGTGTGGAAGTCCTTACGATGCGAGCGGAGGTGCTCGGTGAGGTGGACGATGCGTGCGGTCAGCAGCGCGATCTGCACCTCGGGCGAACCGGTGTCGCCCTCGTGGGTCTTGTATTCAGCGATGATCTTGTCTTTATCGATTGCGGTGGAACTAGCCATTGTATGTGTATTGTTTCTCACGAACGCCGGGACTCCGAAATTGCTCGGAATCGCACTTCCCGCGACGCGCCGGAGGTGCCGTTAACAGCCGATATGTTGTGGCTGGATTCGTGGAAGCGAGACTACGGCAAGTAGCCTGGCTTCTAACGCAAGCCGAGAGAAAATCAGCATTTTGCGACGAAGTTCAAGCTTTTTTACGCTAAATGTTTGCGCTTAAAACGCTTCCGTATTGCCAGCAATCGGTAAAAACCAGCTAGAACGCTGGTATGTGCTGCCCACTGCTGCTCTGTTAGGCCTGTTAGGCTGTAAATGGCAATAGGGCCATTTGGAGTCCTTAGGCGAGGCTCAATGAGCCGTTCTGGGAAAACTACTGTATATCGCTGGCTTTATTGGGGTTTATATCCCTTGGTCACTGGAGTTTTACGTTTTCTTCAGCAGGATAAAACTTCGTGATTTTCGGGGGATTTGATAGGGTAGTTTCATCGGAGGAGGCTGAATGATCTCCAATATCTAATCTCACTATCGATCCCCCTTATCGAATCATGAAACACAAAAAACGCTACCTGACCGTCGACGAGCTGCTTTATCTGGCTCAAGCCCCCAAATCGCTGATTCTGGAAATTCTCAAAACGCCCTCGGCCAAGACTCATCTCGTAGAGATCGATGCCTTCACGTCTTGGGACCAGGAGCGTCAGCGCGACTACCTGGTCGCCAAATACCGATTACAGGAAATTATTACCGACGCCTCCCGCTACGACAACTACGAGGTCGACTTGTCGAACCTCCAGCTCGAAAGCCTCCCGCCAGAAATCTACTTCGTGGTGCGCCGTGCCCGCCGTTTCCGCCTGAATTTGTCGGGCAACCGCTTCACTCACTATTATCAGGTGCGTAGAGCGATCCTTCGCGACATGCCGGATCACGGTATTCCGTTTGACGCGATCAACCTTGATGGCAACCCGATCGAGGACCTTTCCGAAGAGATGGTCGAGCGCGGCAAGACCTCCGCCCACTATCTGGAAGAATACTGGCTGCGCCACTGGGCCAAGCCTTACACCATCGCCGAGAAGGTGACCCGCACCATGGAGATGCAGCGTTTCACCGGGCAGGATGTGGTCAACGCCATGAAGCTGATGCTGCACATGACCGGTGCCTCGCAAGCTGCCGCCGTCCACACTGCGGACGACAAGCAGGACGACTTGTTGGAGGCGATTGCCTGACGAACAATTTCGCGTAAGCGAAAGCAGTGGTTAAAAAGGAAGAGGGCGCTCAGCAGTGGGCGTCCTTTTCCTTTGGGAGGCACTTGCGCCTCATCATTGTGGCCGAGATTATTGATTGTCACCAGCCGCCTGGGCACCCGCGATCCAGCCAGTAGTCCAGTCGATCTGGAGATTCAACTCCGGGGAAACGGCGGTCGCATTGAGCACATCGCCGGCGAAATATAAATCTGGCACGAGTCGGCTGGCGAGGGTCCGGAAGTCGATCTGCTCGCTGGCGACCCCGCCTAACACACTGCTGACGCCGCGCACGTTCTTCTTTTTGACGACTTCATAATCACCGCTGGCCAGCTCGCGCACGAGGGCCGAGCGTTGTGGTGGAGTCAGGGAATCCCAGGATTGCTCGGTATCCAGTTTGGCGGCGTTGAGCAGGTTATGCCATAAACGGCTTGGCAAGCGCTCATGCTCCAGGGCACCGATCTTGCCATTGGGGAATTGGCGGAGTTGCTCGTCGATCAGTTTTGCCGCCGCGCGCGATCCACCGGGCAGCCAGCTAATGCGCAGCGGGAAGCGATTCTGCAGTTTGTGCAGGTATTCAGTTTGGCGGGCGGAGAGCTCCCATGTGGCGGGTCCGCTGACGCCCCATGGCTCCAGCGTGATGCGGCCCGTGGCAGCGCGATCCGTTTCGCCGATGCGTAGCTCCCGCTGGCCGGGAAGGGCACCGGTAATGCCGCGTAGTCGCGGGTCGTCGACGGTTTGAAAGCCGGTCAACGCAGGGAAGCACTCGGTGATGTCGTGCTTGAAGTCGGTGGTGATGACGCGCCGCAACGGACTGCTGATCAAGCCACCGCCCGCGATGATCAGTCGGTCGGCTTGTAAGGTGCGCTCGTCAGCCAGGGTGATCCAGAAGCCGCCGGTCGATTTGACGTCCACTGCGCGCAAAGGCGCTTGCTCCTTGATTTCGACGCTACAGGCCTTGAGCTGAGCCACGAAAAATGACTCGATGTCCTGGGTATTGGCACCGCTAATGTGGGCACGGCCCTCGGCATCGATGTCGAGGGCTTGGCCGTTCTCTTCGAGCCAGGTTTCAAAGTCGCCCGGCCCGTAGCGGGTGAACGGGCCGATCATTTCCTTTTCGCCTGCGACCAAGTGGGAAACCAACTCGGCGGGGTCCCAGATCTCGCGCGTCAAGCCGCAGCAGAAGGGCTCGCTGTTGCGCCAGGTGGGCAGGAGCGTATCTTCCGCCAGCAGCGTAACTTTCGCCTCGGGGTTATTCGTCGCCGCGCTGATCGCAGCAAAGACCCCCGCCGGGTCCGCGCCGACAACGATGATGTGGGGTGGGGGCGTGTCGCTCATTCAAAGAAAAAGCCTCCGCTCCAGAGGAGCGAAGGCCTGCAAATTAGTCGATCAAGCGACGCATGATTATTCGCCGATGGCGAAACGTGCGAAGCGGCGAACCTTGATGTTTTCACCGATGCGCTGGATGGACTCGGTGAGGAGTTCGCCAACGGTCTGGTCGGTGTTCTTCACGTAAGGCTGGTCGAGCAGCGTTACGGTGGAGAGGAACTTGTTTACCTTGCCTTCGACGATCTTTTCGATGGCTTGAGCGGGCTTGCCTTCAGCCTGGGCTTCGGCAACTTCGCGCTCCTTGGCGATGAGATCGGCAGGAACGTCTTCACGGCTCACAGCGACAGGCGCAGCAGCAGCGATGTGCATGGCGATGTCGCGGGCGAGATTTTGGAAGTCTTCGTTCTTGGCAACGAAGTCGGACTCGCAATTGAGCTCAAGCATCACGCCGACCTTGCCACCCATGTGGATGTAGCTGGCGACGGTGCCTTCGCTGGCTTCGCGGCCGGCCTTCTTGGCTGCCTTGATCGCGCCGTTCTTCTTCAGGTGATCGATGGCGGCTTCCTGGTCGCCGCCGGATTCGACGAGAGCCTTTTTGCAGTCCATCAAACCGAGGCCCGTGCGTTGACGGAGCTCGTTGACCATACTTGCGGTAATTGCTGACATGGTAGTTGTTTCGTTCGGGTTTTTAATCGGTGGGAAACTTATTCCTTTTCTGCGGCAGGCGCTTCTTCGGCGGCTGGCTCAGCGGGAGTTTCTTCGGTTGCGGCTGGCTTCTTCGGCTCGTCCAGGACGATGTCGTCGGCGAAGGTCACTTCCGGCTCGTTTTCGGCGAAGTCGGTGCGAACGATCGGCTGAACGCCTTGCTGCGGTGCGTTGCGCACTTCGGTGCGGCGGGCCAGACCGTTTTGGATCGCTTCCATGATGACCTCGGTGACGAGGCGGATGGACTTCACGGCGTCGTCGTTGCCCGGGATCGGGAGGTCGACGATGGTCGGGTCGGAATTGGTGTCAACCAGAGCAATGACCGGGATCTTGAGGCGGCGAGCTTCGTTGACGGCGATGTTTTCGTTCTTCACGTCGACGATGAACAAAGCCTTCGGGATGCCCTTAATTTCGAGCATGCCTTCAAAGTTGCGGTGCATGCGGGCCATTTCGCGGCGGATCGCGGCTTGCTCCTTACCGGGCAGCTTTTGCAGGGAGCCATCGGCTTCCATGCGCAGGTAGCGCTTGTACTTTTCGAGGCTGGCCTTGGACGTGGTCCAGTTGGTCAGCGCACCGCCCATCCAGCGGTTTACTGCGAAAGGCATGCCGCAGGTGGTGGCGGCTTCACGCAGGATTTCCTGAGCCTGGCGCTTGGTGCCAACAAACATGATGTCTTCGCCGCTGGCGACGAGCTCTTCGATGAAGGCATAGGCCTTTTCGAGGAGGGCGTAGGTCTTTTCCAAATTGATGATGGAAATGCCGTGGCGGTGGTCGAAAACGTAAGGTTTCGATTTCGGATTCCAGCGACGAGTCTGGTGGCCAAAGTGGACGCCTGCGTCCAGGAGGTCTTTTACAGTGATGTTCATTTGAGTTTTTCTGTGCTCCGTATTCGCGCCAGTCCCGGCGTTGGGCGAACCTTGGATAATGGGTGGCTTGTTCGTAGTTGAACGTGCCGATTCGGGTTGTTTTCATTTTAACGCTGAGTAGGCCCGGGAAGCCGCCGCAGCTAAAGATGAAGGGCGGAAGACTAGGCTGCGGATTCCCGCTGGCAAGCCGGAATTCGCTATTTTTGTGAATTACTTTTCGCCGGCCCTCAAATGGCTAATCTGTGTAGCCAAGTGCGCGCATGGATTCTCCGGCGATCGTGTTGAACTGATCCAGTTGCTCGCTGGACCAGTCCGCCCAGCGTTTCGTGGGCGAGAAATTGGCCGGTTTTTTTACGCCATCCCAGTTAGGCGTGCCTTGGTCTGCGGTGTCTGATGACCCAATGACCTCGATCTCGTCCGTGGAATTAAAGGGGTACTCTGATCGCGGAAGCTCCAGCCTCTCGAGTAGCGATTTGAGCGTAATCTCTTGCTGATCAAGGAGATCCTCGAAGCGGACGAGCGTATAAAAGGACTGATCGCCGTAGGCCTCACGAAAAGCCAGAATTTCGCGTGCGCTTTGGTTCCATCGCTCACAGGCGGCCTGGAACGGGGTGTCGGGCCAGGTCTTGATCGTCGAGGCGACATTGTCCCGGCCATCGCGAATAATGATGACGAGCTTCTGGCCGGGGAACATGACCGGGAAATACTGCAAGTGCTGCACGGAGGGCACCTTTAGTAGGATGGTTTTTCCGGGCGTTTCCTGGATCTGCTCCAAGAATGCGCGTCCCATCAACTGAGAAAAGAAATGCTTAGGCAGCTTGTCGCGGTTTTGCTCATACTGCTGGAAGAAGTCGTTTTCGAAGTGCTCGATGTGGTGAATGTTGGGGAGCAGGGGTGCCTCCCAAATGTCTTTGGGAAACGCCTCAACCTGCGGATGCAGGCGGATGAGCTCGCCCAGAAATACTGTGCCTGATCGCTGCTGGATGCCGTGTATCGCGATCAGCTTTGGGCCCTGAGCTTGTCGATTGGCGACGCCAGGCTCAGGAGCCGGGAGCTGGTCAGCCGGCGTGCGCTTATCAAGCACCTGGC is a window from the Cerasicoccus sp. TK19100 genome containing:
- a CDS encoding FAD-dependent oxidoreductase, which encodes MNPELPLEEHQADICVVGGGMAGLIAAVSAARRGSSVILVHDRPVLGGNASSEVRMWICGAHGANMKETGLLEEIQLRNRRRNPQGLYNAWDSVLFEYAKMTPGLTTFLNCTCNNGIMENGQLRSIDAWEMPSQTWRRITAKLFIDCSGDSILAPLSGAETRTGREAREEFNESLAPLRSDLKTMGNTILMQLEETPEPQPFSPPNWAYYFGDDSNLPSRLGSGLGNNFWWLELGGLKDTIADSENIRDELIKVTWGVWDYMKNRGPQAEKLTNWRLRWMGALPGKRENRRYMGEHVLTQNDISAEGKFDDIVAYGGWSMDDHHPAGLYYPGKPTLFHHAPSPYGIPFRSLYSRNVPNLLCAGRNISATHCAMSSTRVMATCSIMGQAVGTAAALCATKSVLPRDIKGQLLSELQRQLTEDDCWLPGHAKPLPEAMNSASITASNGAATDALRDGHERIIQGEDHAWEGAAGDSISIEWSAATDIDCVRLVFDSDLNDPKKMPVLYPHGRALETMPKQLVKAFRIEAQTADGQWETLHTTEDNQRRLVVLPVKQSVRALRFTGDAAWGDSPIRVFSFEASSVAIPLSTDPADGKSWREVMDSINPDDMKEPDHGLENASRGQSRVGA
- a CDS encoding ribokinase produces the protein MSRILNLGSINIDHVYAVDHFVRPGETLASRHYQIFAGGKGFNQSIALARAGAPVAHLGCIGQDGEWLLKQLAGDGASTEHVSVGSEATGHAMIQISSGGENAIVLHAGANHGISKAAIELALQGYGAGDWLLTQNETNAVGETMCLAKARGLKIAFNPAPMTDAVHGFPLELVDLFILNETEAEALAGAGVADVGTALRKRYPGADILLTLGAEGAQLLRGAEVIRQVAEPVDVVDTTAAGDTFIGYFLAEILAGSEAQSALTIACHAAGIAVTRVGASDSIPRRKEL
- a CDS encoding polyribonucleotide nucleotidyltransferase yields the protein MKQEHSVYIESLDITIASGTIAKQANGAVTITKGETTLFVSATAANSLRSPDQDFFPLTVDYRERFAAAGRFPGGYFKREGRPSEKEILTSRLCDRPLRPLFPKGFLFEVQVIGILMSTDLVNDPDVLMVNAASAACLCSDIPWHGPIGCIRLGEIDGEFVVNPTHEEMFESTLDLIYVGNEKEMMMIEGSADQLPESRFIEALEYAQNAIQPLIAAQKELASKVGKKKKDFDLIKVQDDVLALCRETVGEKMQSAVFQDSKVERGNAVSALKDEAVAAVKSAGLVEEDMVGPQINMAFEVLQEELYRENILVNKKRVDGRGPDDLRSIHCETDVLPRVHGSSLFQRGETQGIVSLTLGTSKDSQDLDALTGGVKSKSFILHYNFPPFSVGECGRFTGPGRREIGHGALAERSLLAVLPGEDEFPYSIRLVSDIFESNGSTSMASVCGGTLSLMDAGVPITAPVAGISVGLVTRGAEEGNITESVILTDIIGAEDHFGDMDFKICGTKEGITGFQLDLKIKGIPMELAKQAIYQNKIARDKILDIMTASIEAPKPELKPYAPQIEQVQIDPEKIGALIGPGGKNIKRITEITGAQIDINEDNSGRVLIFANNSESMQRAINEIELVTAEIEPGKTYKGIVRAIKEFGCFVECLPGKEGLVHVSELAEFRVEKVEDVCKLGDEILVKCVGIDDKGRVRLSRLAALCEAQGKPYEPKGRDSGGGGRDRGGRDGGRGGRGGRDGGRGGRGGRDGGGRGRRRDDNDGDSGDDNKREEASSEA
- the rpsO gene encoding 30S ribosomal protein S15; this translates as MDKDKIIAEYKTHEGDTGSPEVQIALLTARIVHLTEHLRSHRKDFHTRRGLIQMTNKRRKLLNYLRQNDLERYKNIIQRLGLRR
- a CDS encoding aminoacetone oxidase family FAD-binding enzyme, coding for MSDTPPPHIIVVGADPAGVFAAISAATNNPEAKVTLLAEDTLLPTWRNSEPFCCGLTREIWDPAELVSHLVAGEKEMIGPFTRYGPGDFETWLEENGQALDIDAEGRAHISGANTQDIESFFVAQLKACSVEIKEQAPLRAVDVKSTGGFWITLADERTLQADRLIIAGGGLISSPLRRVITTDFKHDITECFPALTGFQTVDDPRLRGITGALPGQRELRIGETDRAATGRITLEPWGVSGPATWELSARQTEYLHKLQNRFPLRISWLPGGSRAAAKLIDEQLRQFPNGKIGALEHERLPSRLWHNLLNAAKLDTEQSWDSLTPPQRSALVRELASGDYEVVKKKNVRGVSSVLGGVASEQIDFRTLASRLVPDLYFAGDVLNATAVSPELNLQIDWTTGWIAGAQAAGDNQ
- the tsf gene encoding translation elongation factor Ts, coding for MSAITASMVNELRQRTGLGLMDCKKALVESGGDQEAAIDHLKKNGAIKAAKKAGREASEGTVASYIHMGGKVGVMLELNCESDFVAKNEDFQNLARDIAMHIAAAAPVAVSREDVPADLIAKEREVAEAQAEGKPAQAIEKIVEGKVNKFLSTVTLLDQPYVKNTDQTVGELLTESIQRIGENIKVRRFARFAIGE
- the rpsB gene encoding 30S ribosomal protein S2, whose product is MNITVKDLLDAGVHFGHQTRRWNPKSKPYVFDHRHGISIINLEKTYALLEKAYAFIEELVASGEDIMFVGTKRQAQEILREAATTCGMPFAVNRWMGGALTNWTTSKASLEKYKRYLRMEADGSLQKLPGKEQAAIRREMARMHRNFEGMLEIKGIPKALFIVDVKNENIAVNEARRLKIPVIALVDTNSDPTIVDLPIPGNDDAVKSIRLVTEVIMEAIQNGLARRTEVRNAPQQGVQPIVRTDFAENEPEVTFADDIVLDEPKKPAATEETPAEPAAEEAPAAEKE
- a CDS encoding sulfotransferase family protein, with translation MKLKEIARKVLEECQVLDKRTPADQLPAPEPGVANRQAQGPKLIAIHGIQQRSGTVFLGELIRLHPQVEAFPKDIWEAPLLPNIHHIEHFENDFFQQYEQNRDKLPKHFFSQLMGRAFLEQIQETPGKTILLKVPSVQHLQYFPVMFPGQKLVIIIRDGRDNVASTIKTWPDTPFQAACERWNQSAREILAFREAYGDQSFYTLVRFEDLLDQQEITLKSLLERLELPRSEYPFNSTDEIEVIGSSDTADQGTPNWDGVKKPANFSPTKRWADWSSEQLDQFNTIAGESMRALGYTD